The nucleotide sequence ACAAGTTGTAAAGGGAGAAAACAGGCGCGACATGGTCATGCTCCACGGCAGCACTACAAGTCATTTTAGACTTGCCCCCTTTGAAGACCTCATAGAAAGTGAAGCAATAAAGTGAGGTGTTCATAGATATGGTCACGGACACCATGTCTTCCAAACTAGGCTTCACCAAAACCATAAAATTATAATGACAAATCGACAGCAACGGACAAATGCAGAGATTGCGTTTCCACGAGGTTCGTTAGTATGGTACACTGATGACTCGAAAACGGAAGATGGACATGTAGAGGCAAGAATATATGACCCAGGAACCAAGCTCGCTATCCCAATGGGCCCAAAACCTTCCATTTTACAGGTGGAAACATACGCTATCCTGCAAGCACTTGACTTTCATAAAATAGAGTCAAACTAATAGAGAATTACATTGAATCTTTGAACTTAATGGGAGCAAACAATAAAGTTACTATTATGTGGGTATCTGGCTACACCGGAGTACACGGCAATGAACAAGTCGATCATCTGGGAAAAAAGGCGAGAGAGTTACAGGTATTATTATTGGACACTGCCCGGTGACTACCACCCGAAGAGTATCGAAGAAACTCTCGACAGATCTTGTCGCTTCTGTAAAGAGCCAAAGAAAACCGCCGAACACGTCCTTTGTGAATGCGAGAGAACACATAAACAAAGACCACAATACTTACATTCAAGCTTTTTAAAGCCTAAAGCTAAAGTAGTTAAGCCGCATAGCCTCCAGACAGGTAGCTTCACTTTACAAAGTCGTTGCTGCCTGACTGGTAAACAGTCCGGGGTACACAATAGATCAATAGGTCAAATTGTTAGCGAGGTAAATTCACGCCCTAGATTATCTAATCTAATCTGATATATTCATCATAGTTACGTAGTATTTTCATATGCTCAACGTATCCTATATTTGTCAATGGTAAGAAACATTTTCTATCTTTGTTTATATTGGAAGCTATACTATCTCATATTTCTCTATGGACCAAGCTTTGTGTGTATACAAATGTCATGCCAACATTGTGAACAATCGTAAACAAATAggattcaatatatttttctactagATTTGTACAAATCGATACATTTTATCTCCAAGAGTAACAATAATCAACAACAAATGGAATTGGAGCACCGtgaatgattaataaaattaattttgaaaatgttagaAATGGATGTCCGAACTCAAAAATTGGAACAACAggtaagaataaaataattattattgtttaattcTATTCAATCATCCAAATTATGCTTTTTTTAGAGGCAGCTTATGGAgcagaaaatgaaacagaaaaggCTTACATCAGGTATGATACAAGTTTCTGATATTCGCGGTAATTCAGCCAAGAGTAGAAATAGTTCTAGTGGAAACAGAAGAGATCTTCACGGTGaggaaaacaatttcaattaattatttttctcttatAACTTCCATTTCAGGTTATGATGGTCCACTTCAATTTGCCATGACCAACGATAATAATCCAGATCAAGTTATATCTATTTTGCCAAACTCTGATAGAATAGATGGTAATATCATCAACTGATTTAAATTCAGCTTAAActgattatataatatatattcctGAATTTAATGTATCTTCtaaatcaattttgatattaactAGAGACTGTTTCTAGGAACTGTTGTGGAAGATTTAACAACTGATCCAAATGATTTGATGGATGTAGAAGATGAAGAGTCATCTCCAGTTGCTTCAACTCCAAATGATAATGGAAATGTGCCTATTAATCCCATTCCTGACAAACCTAGTTTCATACAACAGGTTAATGGGGtaaatgtaattttaattttagtgaAAAGTACAACAATTGATGTTTGGAAACTTAAATAAAACTTTCAGATTCTGTTATGACAAAAACTAATTAAAGTATGAGCACCATAGCCAACACTTTCCAATTTCATCTTTAAAATTATCTTCATCTATCTGTAGATGGGTGAAATAGAAATAGGATACCCTCCATATATACCCTCCGCATTAAATAACTGACTTTTCTTCATTTAGTGAACCAAACAAGAATTGTTTGTGTTGAAGCCAACtcacaattaattgttaaatgattAGATATTAGTacataatcattgttttgtacagaaaaatcaaaatatcccaagaaatattaattttatatatagggaatgcttgataaaaaaataagtttgtgGTAGAACTTTTTGATACATGACATACATAGTGATTTATGTGACAAAACGAGAAAACAATGTATTAGTGGATTGAATCACCCTGTGTATCAGATTCaatgaatatgaatgaaatgataattttctaGAAGTTTCACTACTATTTGATGCTTTGGCCACAACAGATCTTGGATCTTAAATTTCTTTtacattgtacagggtattgaaTTTGTTACGATTTTCgttgaaaatttgttaaaatgaatttcaaatatggaataaaatatagggtgtttcatttaaaaaaatgtaactttgttATGACATAGCATTTTGGACCACTctgtaagattgtaaataatattaaattgtgAAGACCTATCATGGTTGTAATccctcaaatttttaaattgataaatcaaaagacactttatcacactaatcaatcaccctgtatacttgATATTTTTAGTGTTCTGTAACTTAAAGGTAATAACCATTAAATTGCAGCTTaaagttgttttgtttattttttcaaaatgaaaagtgtgtagataaaaataaattgatcaaaaatactgacaattttttttagtttccaaTGTCTAAAAAAATGTTGGCATGGATAGAAGAGCAGATGTCTTCAGTTCTGTCTGCCTGTAGAAATAGTATACTTCTAGCAACTGCtgcaaaaaatttaatgtatcaAGAACCACCATTTGAGGaaaatttcatggaaaatatcTAATAGCTATCATCTTTTTTACCATGCCTAATTAAAAACAACATCCTTTTTCTTGTGTTATTGTTTGTAGATGGACATTCCTTGTAGTAATAAACAttcacaaagaaaaaaattccattaattatttcttcagatTATAGGAAGGattataataagaagaaaatagatgaaaaagaaaagaaagaaaaatgtaaagCTCAGACTGAAAAAAGTAGCTGAAGAAAAAAAGTCTGCAGTGAAGACTCAGATAAGAGTAATAAAAATGCTCATTACATGGAGTCAGATGATTTCTATAGTATTGTTGATGAGTATGGCCCAGAAGATGTTAAAAGTGTGAACAAGTGGGtgattttgtattactattatTTGTGGGTGAAACAAGAAACTGACAGATTTACAGATATGTCTGTATCATTCAAGAAAAAGTAAATGATGAGATTAATGTCATAACACTTAACTGTATAGATACTTCTACAAAAACCTTTACTgcaaatggaaataatatgtcATTTGTTAAACCAGATGAAATTATAGGACCCTTATGTTTACATGTTTTTGATGATCCTGTACCAgatgtttttgaaaactaattGTTATTTAAGTACCTATGTAAAATCTGCATTTGGCAGATACtaataatgatgattttttgtatcttatatttaattaattgatactattttgttttcaaacattttgtttattgcagttttgttattaatttagtAGTCTGCCACTAGTACTCGGTGATGTTTGATCTTGGTTGTGCAGTGTCTGGTATAGAAACATTTGCACTAAATAAAGAAGTACAAATatccaaagaaataaaaatcttgaCGATTTTTAATTATGTCAATTTACTGAGTACTAAGTACCAAATAACTCTCCTGcatcaaatttggaagatatttatattttcttaaacaaaTATCCTCACTAAAGTTTCTGCCAATGGTGCTCTTACCTTATTTTAGTCCAACACCTATGGATAATGTTTGaatagaaaatcaaaatgattccacaaataattagtattattaGTATGAttatataacaattatttacattgaatttgatattttgttttaagaCTTCAGAGGTGGAAGGTGATATAGAAGGTAACATAGAAAAGTTTATCCTTCAATCTGCACAACTTAAGGTGCTTTATAAATGTAGAATAACAAGAGACAGAAAAGGAATGGATAGGGGTCTCTATCCAacttattatttacatttagaGAAAGATTATGGTAAAAAAGTATTTCTATTGGCAGCAAGGAAAAGGAAGAAAAGCACAACGAGCAATTACTTAATATCCACTGATCCTACAGATTTATCTAGGAATGCAGAGTCCTTCGTaggtaagtaaaattttaaataacaaggAGCATGTGCTGTTACATTATTACAAGATAaatcagaatattttaaattacttgATCTCCCATATTAGTTCGTCATTACTAGCGCTATAGGCTTACAGGTGGGCCTCGACTTTCTATAGCCTTAAATGCCATCCTTTCCGGTTCATTGCAAACACCATCCAGTTTGCTGCACCAATCTTTGTAACATCTTCATCTCTCTATCTTAGCTTTGGTCTTCCTCTACATCTACTGTCCGTTGGTAGGccttaaagttttttttctggGCACACTGTTATCAATGCATATTACATGACATGCCCACCCAAGCCTGCCAATCTTGATTgttcttattattatatttctgaTT is from Diorhabda sublineata isolate icDioSubl1.1 chromosome 1, icDioSubl1.1, whole genome shotgun sequence and encodes:
- the LOC130448221 gene encoding protein king tubby isoform X1 — encoded protein: MLEMDVRTQKLEQQRQLMEQKMKQKRLTSGMIQVSDIRGNSAKSRNSSSGNRRDLHGYDGPLQFAMTNDNNPDQVISILPNSDRIDGTVVEDLTTDPNDLMDVEDEESSPVASTPNDNGNVPINPIPDKPSFIQQVNGTSEVEGDIEGNIEKFILQSAQLKVLYKCRITRDRKGMDRGLYPTYYLHLEKDYGKKVFLLAARKRKKSTTSNYLISTDPTDLSRNAESFVGKLRSNLIGTQFTVYDNGISPRKANLREGIIPRQELASVIYDTNVLGFKGPRKMTVIIPGMVDEQRVTIYPQDESEGLIESWKAKNMDNIIELHNKTPVWNDETQSYVLNFHGRVTQASVKNFQIVHDSDTDYVVMQFGRVAEDVFTMDFRYPLCALQAFAIALSSFDSKLACE
- the LOC130448221 gene encoding protein king tubby isoform X2, translated to MLEMDVRTQKLEQQRQLMEQKMKQKRLTSGMIQVSDIRGNSAKSRNSSSGNRRDLHGYDGPLQFAMTNDNNPDQVISILPNSDRIDGTVVEDLTTDPNDLMDVEDEESSPVASTPNDNGNVPINPIPDKPSFIQQTSEVEGDIEGNIEKFILQSAQLKVLYKCRITRDRKGMDRGLYPTYYLHLEKDYGKKVFLLAARKRKKSTTSNYLISTDPTDLSRNAESFVGKLRSNLIGTQFTVYDNGISPRKANLREGIIPRQELASVIYDTNVLGFKGPRKMTVIIPGMVDEQRVTIYPQDESEGLIESWKAKNMDNIIELHNKTPVWNDETQSYVLNFHGRVTQASVKNFQIVHDSDTDYVVMQFGRVAEDVFTMDFRYPLCALQAFAIALSSFDSKLACE